CGGCGATGCAGGTAGACGGCGTGCGTTATGGCCGAAATATGTGTCACTGACGTGCGCCTACTGCCGCCATAAGGCGGCCCCGGACACGGTGACGCCACCACCGCCCGGGGCCTTGATCGGACAGTGAGGTCCAACCCATGAACGAGCGTACCGAGCGCGCCGCTTGTCCCGCATGGTGCACCGGCACCCACCGCACCGGCATCGACGGCGCCACCGGCGCCTACGCCATCACCCACACCGGCCCCGACGTCACGGCGGGCGGGATCACGGTGACGATCTCGCTGACCGTCGCCGAGGGCACCCCGGCGTTCCCCGAGGGCACCCTGTGGCCGCAGGTGCGCGCCACCGGCCCGGACGGGTTCCCGACGTCCTTCCACCCCGACCACGTGGACGAGATGGCCGCGATCATCGAGGCGACCGCGGGCACCGACGCCGGGCGCGCCGTCCGGCAGGCCGCGGCCGTCCTCCAGGGCTCCGAGGACGAGTTCGTCCGCGCGTCCGTCCCCGGCACGTGGCCGGGTGGGGAGCCGGCGACCGTCCGGGCGGCCGAGGACGAGCACCAGGACGACGAGCGCGCCGCCGAGGTCCGCGCGGTCGCCCAGGGACTCGCCGAGCTGCTCGCCACCGCCGACCGGCACGCCCGGCTCGCCGACGAGTTCCGCCCCAACCGGCCCGCCGTCGCGTCCGCGCTCGACCTCGTCGCGGCGTCCCTGCGCGCCCTGCGCGCGGCCCTCGGCGACCGGGGCGGCGTCGAGGCGGCCCTCGACGGCGTGGCGGGCGCCCTCGGCGACGCCCGGACCGTCCTCGACGCGCACCGCGCCGAGGTCGACGAGCAGGACCGCGCGTGACCGCCGGGGACCGGTTGATCCGGTGGGGTGCGGCGGTCGCGACCGCGGTCGTCGCCGGGATCGCGGCGGTGATCTCCTACGGGCACGCCTACGAACTGGCGGTCACCTACGGCGAGTCGGGCGCGACCGCGCGCGCCCTGCCCCTCACCGTCGACGGGCTCATCGTGACGTGCTCGCTCGTCCTGCTCGACGCGGCCCGCCGCGGGCACCGTGCGCCCGTCCTGCCGTGGGTCCTGCTCGCCGCGGGCATCGCTGCGACGGTGGGCGCGAACGTCGCTCACGGCCTCGACCACGGGCCCGTCGGGGCGGTGATCGCGGGGTGGCCCGCCCTGGTCGCGGTCGGATCGTTCGAGATGCTCGCCCGGCTGATCCGCGGGCACCGGCCCGCCGAGGGCGTCGTCGAGCAGGACCAGGCGGCCGAGGACGAGTTCGTCCTCGACGTGGCCGAGGTCGACGAGCAGGCCGAGCCGGAACCCGCCGAGGACGACGGCCCGCCCGTCGACGACATCCCGGTTCCGGAACCGGTCGCCGTCGACCCCGCCCTCGCCGCCGTGGTCGCGACTGCGCGCGACCGGTTCGCCGACGTGATCGCGGCCGGTGGCCTGCCCTCGGTCCGGACCATCCGCCGAGAGATGCGCGTCGGATACCCGCGGGCCGTCGCGGTCCGCGCCGCCCTCGACCCCGCGTAGCCGCACCTCGGTCGAGCAGGGCCCCGCCGGTCACCACGACGGCGGGGCCCCTTTTCGTCACGTAATTCCGTCACGCGGCCGAGCCGTCACCCCAGAGATGACGCCCCGGGCGAGGTACGACCGTCGTACCTACCTGCCGTCGCCCTGCTCGCCCGGCTCGGCGACGAACGTCCCGCGCCCCATCACCGTGATGATCAGGCCGCGCTCTCGGAGCTCTTGAGCGGCCCGCCGGACCGTGAGGTAGGCGACGCCGTATTCGGCTGCAAGGTCCCGCTCGGCGGGCAGTCGCGCGCCCGGCATCAGGTCGCCGGCCTTGATGCGCGCCGCTATGTGGTTGGCGACCTGGACATAGACGTATTCCGGGCCGTCCTGGACCGGCTCGAACGGCGGTACCTCGCTCATGCTCCGGAACGTACGGCCATGCCTACCTGGGCAAACCCATGGAAGGCTATGCATAGCTCTACATGGCCGCGTACGATCCGTGGTCATGACGCCACCACGTGAACTACCGCGCACCCTCGACGGCTGGCGGGTCGACATCGACTCGCGCGGCGTATGGATCGCCACCCGCCGCGAATCCCTCACCCGCACACAAGCCGAATACGGCGTGCCGCTGCAGCTCCTCGCCGGAACCCTCGGCGAACTCGAACTCAAGGCCATCGCCGCGGACCTCCACGCGGGCATCGTCGCCGCCTCCGAACGCATGGTCGCCCGCATGCTCGAACGGCAGGACGAGCACCAGCCCGTGCGACGCATCCGGCGCGGCCCGATCGAGCCCGGCACCGGCATCGACGCCTAGACCCCGCCGCCGCCAGGTCAACGGCGCGCACCTGGCGGCGGCGGTCCGACCGGCCCCCGCACCCTGGACAGACTCTCCCCTCGGAGGGTGCGGGGGCCGTCCCATGTCCCGGACACGTTACGGACAGGTCCCGGCATCCATCACGCCCCGTCGGGGGTGGGGGGTGGCCCTCCCGGCAAAGGGGGCCGCACCCCCGGGGCATATGCGTCTCCCCCCGGACATTCGGCGTGTCCGGGACACGTAGAACCGTCACGGACACGCAGTGTGCCGGGGGGGGATCTCTATGCTTCAGGGGGCGACGTTCCCTTACTCCGGGGGCCACCCCCCACCCCCTCGCGCGTCGCGTCAGGGTGCGGGCGGGGTGATGGTGAACGATCCGATCCGTTCGGGGCGCACCACGTTCCAGCCGATCCGCCAGGTGCAGCGCAGGCCGATGGAGTCGGCGGTGAAGTAGACGTGTTCGCTGACCGCGACCAGGACGGAGCCGACGGCGGACACGACGGCGGTGCGGTCGACGACGAGGCCGGTGCCCGCGGTCATCGCGGGCGAGACGACGACGGGAAGGTCGAGCAGCATCCGGGTTGCGTCCGTGGTGCCCGCGCCGAGCAGCGACTCGTTGGAGTCGGTGGCGTCGGTCTTCATCTTCCGCAGGGTGGCCCACCCGGTGGGGTCGGTGATGATGTGGGAGGGCTCGGCGTCGTTGCCCTGCAGGGTGGCGAGCAGGTCGACCAGGACGTCGAGGTTGCCCGTGACGGCGCCGCCGGCGGTGATGCCGGTGATGTTGAGGATTCCGGCGGGCGGGGTGGTCTCGCCGACGGCGGGCGCGGCCTGGGTGAGGTAGGCCGTGTTCGCGCGTCGGGTGACGGCGCGGCCGACCGATACGGCGAGCCGGTCCTCGGTGCCGTCCTGCTCGAACTGCTCGCGGCTGAGCCGGACGAGTTGGGAGATCTTGCCCGTGTAGACCAGGACCTCCGACAGTGCCGGGTCGGATTCGGGGATGTCGGCGCCCTCGGCGACGAACTCGGCGTCGGCGTCGTCGACGTAGGCGCAGCGGACGGCGGGGGCGTCGCCCTCGACGGAACCGGCGACGGTCGACGTCTGCAGGATGAGGGCTTCGGGGACGGCGTCGGCGGGCGCGAACGTGGTGACGTCCGGGGCCCATGCCTTGGCGCTGGTTCCGGTGGTGTGCACGGCCATCTCAGGGCCTTTCTGGCGGCATGCGGGGAGCCGCCGAACGGGAACAGTGGTTGGCTGTCCGCTCGGCGGCTCCCGGCCTGCCGTGCGTGCCCCTCGGGGGCGGTGGGCGCGGGGGGCGGCTCCCGGCCTGCTCACCCTGCGCTGCGGTCCGATTCTAGTCCTGGTTGTGGTAGTCGCGTATGCGCTTGTGGCGGGACTTGAACCCGGCGGCGAACCCGGGGTCTTCTCCCCGCCCGGTGAACGTCTTTCCGGGAGGGGCGGCCCGGCGGAGCGGCCGCGGCTTGGCGAGGCCGGGGCGGGCCTTGACGAGCGCGGCGAGCCCGGCCTCGATCGACGCGGTGGTGATGTCGCCGTCGTCGTTGCGGTATTCGTCGAGGTTGGCGTATTCGAGGGCGTCGCCCGGCTGGCTCAGTTGCTGGGCGGCGGCCTCCATCACGCGGCCGGTTTCCATGGCGGTGATGCGGGCGGCGAGGGCGTCGCGTTCGGTCTCGGTGTCGCGGAGCTGCCGCCGGTACCGGGCGGCCTCCCGGTTGGCCTTGCTGCTCTCCTCGGGGGTTTCGTCGGGCGTCTGCTCGCCCTCGGCGGGGGTGGTCTGCTCGTCGACGTCCTGGTCCTGCTCGCGGTGGGTCTGCTCGGTCATGGCGCCTTCCTTCTGTTGGGTGACCTCGTCCCCGGGACGAGGTTGGGTTAGCTGTTCGGCCTGTAGTTCGTCCCTCGTCTTCGTCCCCCTATAGGGGGGGACGAGGGGACGAGGTTGGGGACCCTCGTCCGGGACGAGGTTGGGACGAGGTTGGGACGAGGGGACGAGGTAGGGGTCATTCGGCGGCCCCGTAGGGCTTCACGAGGATGTGAATGAGCGCTTGCCCGCGCGGGTCCTGCTTGACGTAGCCCTCGTTTACGAGCAGTTCGAGGGCGGCCCGAATGACCTTGGCTTGACCCTCGACCATCGTCTCGATGGCGTTCTTGGACAGCCCGGCGGGATGGTCGTGCAGAAGTCGAGAGATCCTCTCCATGACGCGCGTGGGCGGGGCGTAGCCGCCGGACTCTTGCGGCGCGGGAGGCGGCTCGATGCTGATCTCCATGAAGTCGACGCCGTGGGACTCTCCGACGAAATCGGCGAACCACTTGCCGACCTTCGCGTTGGCCGCGTGTTTGCGGAGCTGCCCGGGCCGGTCCTTGGTGACGAGCAGGCGGGACCGGCCGGTGACGCCTACGCCGAACGGGGCGACGCTCTCAAGGCTGTAGGCGGCGCCGTTGAGGCCG
The nucleotide sequence above comes from Actinomadura algeriensis. Encoded proteins:
- a CDS encoding phage major capsid protein, which codes for MAVHTTGTSAKAWAPDVTTFAPADAVPEALILQTSTVAGSVEGDAPAVRCAYVDDADAEFVAEGADIPESDPALSEVLVYTGKISQLVRLSREQFEQDGTEDRLAVSVGRAVTRRANTAYLTQAAPAVGETTPPAGILNITGITAGGAVTGNLDVLVDLLATLQGNDAEPSHIITDPTGWATLRKMKTDATDSNESLLGAGTTDATRMLLDLPVVVSPAMTAGTGLVVDRTAVVSAVGSVLVAVSEHVYFTADSIGLRCTWRIGWNVVRPERIGSFTITPPAP
- a CDS encoding GntR family transcriptional regulator, yielding MSEVPPFEPVQDGPEYVYVQVANHIAARIKAGDLMPGARLPAERDLAAEYGVAYLTVRRAAQELRERGLIITVMGRGTFVAEPGEQGDGR
- a CDS encoding DUF2637 domain-containing protein: MTAGDRLIRWGAAVATAVVAGIAAVISYGHAYELAVTYGESGATARALPLTVDGLIVTCSLVLLDAARRGHRAPVLPWVLLAAGIAATVGANVAHGLDHGPVGAVIAGWPALVAVGSFEMLARLIRGHRPAEGVVEQDQAAEDEFVLDVAEVDEQAEPEPAEDDGPPVDDIPVPEPVAVDPALAAVVATARDRFADVIAAGGLPSVRTIRREMRVGYPRAVAVRAALDPA